CCTTGGTAATGAGGACGTACCCAACGAAAATCGCGAGAACGAAGATGTAGATTTGATCGAGTAGCCCGGAGTCTATCATCGGCTTTGGCGCCTCCAGAGTGACCTAGTTTGCCGTTGGATCAGGACTTCGCCGATGGCTTCAAAAGCGCGGCCGTCGGCTCGTGGGCGATGGCCCCGGCGTGCGTAATGCAGCAGCCCTTGATGATATCGTCCGCGAGGTTGAGCTCCATCAGCCCCTTCTTGACGAACAGTGCGAGCAGGTTGGAGATATTGCGGGCGTACATCTGGCTTGCATGGGTCGAGAGGGAGCTGGCAAGGTTCAGCGGTCCAACGACGGACACGTTGTCCACGACAACGGTCTCGCCCGCCTTCGTCAGCGCGCAGTTGCCGCCCGTCTCAACGGCGATATCTACGATGACCGCTCCCGGCTTCATATCCCGCACCATGTCGGCATCGATCAGGATGGGCGCCTTGCGGCCCGGTATCGCTGCCGTAGTTATAACGAAGTCCATCTCCTTCACCGCGTTGGCGATGAGCTGGCGGGCCTTGTCCTGTGACTCCTTCGAAAGCTCCTTGGCGTAGCCTCCGGCGGTCTCGGTCTGCTCCGTGAGCTGTACTTGAAGGAAGGTGGCGCCAAGGCTCTCCACCTGCTCCTTCACGGCGGGGCGGACATCGCAGGCCGAAACGACCGCTCCGAGCCTGCGTGCGGTGGCGATCGCCTGTAGCCCGGCTACCCCCGCGCCCAGAACAAGGCCCTTGGCCGGGGCGATGGTGCCGGCGGCGGTGACCATCATCGGGAAGAATTTGGCAAGCGACTCTGCAGCGATGAGCGCCGCGCGGTAACCTGCGATAGACGCCATGGAAGACAGTGCGTCCATGCTCTGCGCGCGCGCCGTCCTTGGGATAGTGTCCATGCTGAAGCTGGTGACCTTGCGGGCAGCGAGCTTTTGGACAAGGTCCAGGTTCGTCGCGGGGTAAATAAATGCAATGAGCGCCGTCCCTTCGCGCATCATGTCAAGCTCATGCGCGTTCAGGTGCTTGTTGACCATCGGGCGCTGGACTTTCACAACTAGGTCTGCGCTCTTGTATATCTCCGCGGCGTTGGGCACGATGACCGCGCCGGCATCGGCAAACGCCTTGTCCGGGATTAGCGATTCCGCGCCAGCGCCGGCCTCAACCAGCACGTCGTTACCGGCTGTCTTTAGTTTTCCAATGGACTGTGGTACGAGGGCGACCCTTCTCTCACCGGGTGCGATCTCTCGAGGAACAGCTATTTTCACGACACACTCCTGGAGCATGATGCGAAAGGCGCGAAACGTACCCTATCTTATCACACGGGT
The sequence above is drawn from the SAR202 cluster bacterium genome and encodes:
- a CDS encoding Re/Si-specific NAD(P)(+) transhydrogenase subunit alpha, which translates into the protein MKIAVPREIAPGERRVALVPQSIGKLKTAGNDVLVEAGAGAESLIPDKAFADAGAVIVPNAAEIYKSADLVVKVQRPMVNKHLNAHELDMMREGTALIAFIYPATNLDLVQKLAARKVTSFSMDTIPRTARAQSMDALSSMASIAGYRAALIAAESLAKFFPMMVTAAGTIAPAKGLVLGAGVAGLQAIATARRLGAVVSACDVRPAVKEQVESLGATFLQVQLTEQTETAGGYAKELSKESQDKARQLIANAVKEMDFVITTAAIPGRKAPILIDADMVRDMKPGAVIVDIAVETGGNCALTKAGETVVVDNVSVVGPLNLASSLSTHASQMYARNISNLLALFVKKGLMELNLADDIIKGCCITHAGAIAHEPTAALLKPSAKS